The following proteins come from a genomic window of Lolium rigidum isolate FL_2022 chromosome 5, APGP_CSIRO_Lrig_0.1, whole genome shotgun sequence:
- the LOC124652387 gene encoding nucleoside diphosphate kinase 2, chloroplastic-like — MDAMAVLARQGPTLAAIEHRSSASLRLSASLSFATASSRSRGLVGLSTVGWSGRADRVARVTPHRIVASSEVEQSYIMIKPDGVQRGLVGDIISRFEKKGFLLKGLKLFQCPKELAQEHYKDLSERPFFPKLIEYITSGPVVCMAWEGAGVVASARKLIGATNPLQAEPGTIRGDLAVQTGRNVIHGSDSPDNGKREIALWFKEGELAQWESVQTPWLIE, encoded by the exons ATGGACGCCATGGCCGTGCTCGCGAGACAGGGCCCTACCCTCGCCGCCATCGAACACCGGAGCTCCGCCTCACTCCGGCTGTCGGCATCCCTCTCCTTCGCCACCGCTTCCTCGAGGAGCCGCGGCCTCGTCGGGCTGAGCACGGTGGGGTGGAGCGGGAGGGCGGACAGGGTGGCTCGCGTCACCCCCCACCGCATTGTCGCCTCGTCG gAAGTTGAGCAGTCATACATTATGATCAAACCTGACGGTGTTCAGCGTGGTTTG GTTGGAGATATTATTTCTCGCTTCGAGAAGAAAGGATTTTTGCTGAAGGGGCTGAAGCTTTTTCAGTGCCCCAAGGAGTTGGCTCAG GAGCACTACAAGGATCTGAGTGAGAGACCTTTCTTTCCCAAACTGATAGAGTACATAACATCTGGTCCTGTTGTTTGCATG GCCTGGGAGGGTGCAGGTGTTGTTGCGTCAGCTCGCAAACTGATAGGAGCTACTAACCCCCTTCAAGCCGAACCAGGGACCATAAGGGGTGATCTTGCAGTTCAAACAGGAAG GAATGTTATCCACGGAAGTGACAGCCCTGATAATGGCAAGCGTGAAATTG CGCTATGGTTCAAAGAAGGCGAGCTTGCTCAGTGGGAATCAGTTCAAACACCCTGGCTTATAGAGTGA